A single region of the Eulemur rufifrons isolate Redbay chromosome 8, OSU_ERuf_1, whole genome shotgun sequence genome encodes:
- the PRPF38B gene encoding pre-mRNA-splicing factor 38B yields the protein MANNSPALTGNSQPQHQAAAAAAQQQQQCGGGGATKPAVSGKQGNVLPLWGNEKTMNLNPMILTNILSSPYFKVQLYELKTYHEVVDEIYFKVTHVEPWEKGSRKTAGQTGMCGGVRGVGTGGIVSTAFCLLYKLFTLKLTRKQVMGLITHTDSPYIRALGFMYIRYTQPPTDLWDWFESFLDDEEDLDVKAGGGCVMTIGEMLRSFLTKLEWFSTLFPRIPVPVQKNIDQQIKTRPRKIKKDGKEGAEEIDRHVERRRSRSPRRSLSPRRSPRRSRSRSHHREGHGSSSFDRELEREKERQRLEREAKEREKERRRSRSIDRGLERRRSRSRERHRSRSRSRDRKGDRRERDREREKENERGRRRDRDYDKERGNDREKERERSRERSKEQRNRGEVEEKKHKEDKDDRRHRDDKNAKKEKKHSRSRSRERKHRSRSRSRNAGKRSRSRSKEKSSKHKNESKEKSNKRSRSGSQGRTDSVEKSKKREHSPSKEKSRKRSGSKERSHKRDHSDSKDQSDKHRRSQSIERESQEKQHKNKDETV from the exons ATGGCTAACAACAGCCCCGCGCTGACAGGCAACTCGCAGCCGCAGCACCAAGCAGCCGCTGCCGCAGCTCAGCAGCAACAGCagtgcggcggcggcggcgccacCAAGCCGGCGGTCTCGGGCAAGCAGGGCAATGTCCTGCCGCTGTGGGGCAACGAGAAGACCATGAACCTCAACCCCATGATCCTGACCAACATCCTGTCGTCGCCTTACTTCAAAGTGCAGCTCTACGAGCTCAAGACCTACCACGAGGTGGTGGACGAGATCTACTTTAAG gTCACACATGTTGAACCATGGgagaaaggaagcaggaaaacAGCGGGCCAGACAGGGATGTGCGGAGGG GTTCGAGGTGTTGGAACAGGAGGAATTGTTTCAACTGCTTTTTGCCTATTATACAAGTTATTTACTCTGAAGTTAACTCGAAAGCAAGTGATGGGTCTTATAACACACACAGACTCTCCATATATTCGAGCACTTGGATTTATGTATATAAG ATATACACAGCCCCCTACAGATCTATGGGACTGGTTTGAATCCTTCCTTGATGATGAAGAG GACCTAGACGTGAAGGCTGGTGGAGGCTGTGTAATGACCATTGGAGAAATGCTGCGGTCTTTTCTCACAAAACTGGAGTGGTTTTCTACCTTATTTCCAAGAATTCCAGTTCCAGTTCAAAAAAATATTGATCAACAGATTAAAACCCGACCTAGGAAAATCAAGAAAGATGGGAAAGAAGGTGCTGAGGAAATAGACAGACATGTAGAACGCAGACGTTCAAG GTCTCCAAGGAGATCACTGAGTCCACGGAGGTCACCAAGAAGATCAAGAAGTAGAAGTCATCATCGGGAGGGCCATGGGTCTTCTAGCTTTGACAGAGaattagaaagagagaaagaacgcCAGCGACTAGAACGTGAAgccaaagaaagggagaaagaaaggcgAAGATCTCGGAGTATTGATCGAGGGTTAGAACGCAGGCGTAGCAGAAGTAGGGAAAGGCATAGGAGTCGCAGTCGAAGTCGTGATAGGAAAGGGGATAGAAGAGAAAGGGAtcgggaaagagaaaaggaaaatgagagaggTAGAAGAAGAGATCGTGACTATGATAAGGAAAGAGGTAAtgacagagaaaaggagagggaacGATCAAGAGAAAGATCCAAGGAACAGAGAAATAGGGGCGAGGTAGAagagaagaaacataaagaagACAAAGATGATAGACGGCATAGAGATGACAAAAAtgccaagaaagagaaaaaacacagtagaagtagaagcagagagaggaaacATAGAAGTAGGAGTAGAAGTAGAAATGCAGGGAAACGAAGTAGAAGCAGGAGTAAAGAGAAGTcaagtaaacataaaaatgaaagtaaagaaaaatcaaataaacgaAGTAGAAGTGGCAGTCAAGGAAGAACTGACAGtgttgaaaaatcaaaaaaacgGGAACATAGTCCCAGCAAAGAAAAATCTAGGAAGCGTAGTGGAAGCAAAGAACGTTCCCATAAACGAGATCACAGTGATAGCAAGGACCAGTCAGACAAACATCGAAGGAGCCAAAGTATAGAACGAGAGAGCcaagaaaaacaacataaaaacaaagatgagactgtgtga